A stretch of the Epinephelus fuscoguttatus linkage group LG2, E.fuscoguttatus.final_Chr_v1 genome encodes the following:
- the cln6a gene encoding ceroid-lipofuscinosis neuronal protein 6a has protein sequence MQTVRKRRGNDSQTTQTSAPGGVKEIVAQQKRQHFHSDLWFCLTLQNWILDFGRPIVMIILPLEWFPLNKPSAGDYFHMAYNVITPFLMLKLIERSPRALPRSAVYLCIITFVMGASIHLVGDSINHRLILSGYQLHLSVRENPIIKDLKPASLIDSFELLYYYDEQLGHLMWYIPFFIVLFIFFTGCFTKAKEQKKIPISGWLLLGPSALYYWYLVTEGQITELFLLTFIAMVVMVIHQQRKGLSPDSNGLFLFCSFSVTVFLVALWVVYLWNDPVLRNKYPGLIYVPEPWSYYTLHIKSNH, from the exons ATGCAGACTGTACGAAAACGTCGAGGAAACGattcacaaacaacacaaactag CGCTCCTGGTGGTGTGAAGGAAATCGTGGCACAGCAGAAGAGGCAGCACTTCCACTCCGACCTGTGGTTCTGCCTGACTCTGCAGAACTGGATACTGGACTTTGGAAGGCCTATTGTAATG ATTATCCTTCCTCTGGAGTGGTTTCCCCTCAACAAGCCCAGTGCTGGAGACTATTTCCACATGGCATACAATGTCATCACACCATTCCTAATGCTCAAG CTGATCGAGCGCAGTCCACGAGCGCTGCCTCGCTCAGCGGTCTACCTCTGCATCATCACTTTTGTCATGGGAGCCAGCATCCACTTGGTGGGAGACTCCATCAACCACCGGCTCATCCTGAGTGGCTACCAGCTCCACCTGTCAGTCAGAGAGAACCCCATCATCAAAGACCTCAAACCTGCCTCTCTG ATCGACTCCTTCGAGCTGCTCTATTATTATGACGAACAGCTGGGACACTTAATGTG GTACATTCCTTTCTTCATTGTCCTGTTCATCTTTTTCACTGGCTGCTTCACCAAGGCcaaagaacagaagaagatTCCCATCTCTGGTTGGCTGTTGCTGGGACCCAGCGCCCTCTACTATTG GTACTTGGTCACTGAGGGACAAATCACTGAGCTTTTCCTCCTCACCTTCATTGCCATGGTTGTCATGGTGATACACCAACAGCGCAAAGGCCTCAGCCCAGACAGCAACGGCCTGTTCCTGTTCTGTAGTTTCAGTGTGACTGTGTTCCTGGTGGCACTGTGGGTGGTCTATCTGTGGAACGACCCGGTGCTACGCAACAAGTACCCCGGACTCATTTATGTGCCTGAACCCTGGTCCTACTACACCTTACACATCAAGAGCAACCACTGA